One genomic segment of Chitinophaga sancti includes these proteins:
- the fabD gene encoding ACP S-malonyltransferase: protein MSEKNVFMFSGQGGQYYHMGSELYTKEPAFRYWLDSMDGLYKGITGSSVIPVLFDTTKGKWQDFSDTVYTHPAIFMVEYALAMMLTDRGVKPDYVIGTSLGEFAAATLAGMVTKERALELVVQQALCIQRFCEEGEMLAVMDTPLLYDKLAAIFPTVSLAAINSDNHFVLAGNKKSCEAVRKYFTQQEISFQALPVSHGFHAANIDAAAGAFHLYVEKDNFKKPSLSYISSLTGKIITEPPGGSYYWDVVRKPILFNAALDTLYETNHTYNLVDVGPSGTLANFTRRHPLTARQGSVYLVMSPFGKEMENLSKLNFKKDINMLTTKANGHDKLAYVFPGQGSQKKGMGEPLFDEFRELTDKASNILGYSLKDLCINDPENKLGKTQYTQPALYAVNCLSFLKIQQTENQQPDFLAGHSLGEYCALFAAGVVDFETGLQLVQKRGDLMAGARDGGMAAVLGMTEDMVRDVLVSEGLRSIDIANLNSPKQIVISGPKRDVENARSIFEKAGCSLYALLNVSGAFHSRLMAEAGKEFSGFVNRFVFSEMKIPVISNVLARPYIHSQIAQLLSDQITHSVKWTESVRYLMGKGVNNFVEVGPGNVLKAMVAKIKNEAEPLIVAEETPYQQKVPAADHQQVIKATNNPPAEKVTVNIEPGILPNPPAVLITAEKLGSEAYKKDYNLKYAYVSGGMVHGIASKEMVVKMARAGMMGYFGTGGLKVPDIENAILYIQRELGPQQSYGFNLLNGSREQETVNLLLKYKVRNVEAAAYMEITPALVRFRLKGLHQNPQGQIETNNRVMAKVSRPEVAACFLSPAPERIVQKLLEENAITKEEAALSQKIPMADDICVEADSGGHTDMGVASALIPAIIAQRDEYMKRYNYRKKVRVGAAGGIGTPGAAAAAFILGADFILTGSINQCTVESGASDVVKDLLQDIDVQDTDYAPAGDMFEMGAKVQVLKKGVFFPARANKLYDLYRNYNAIEEIDEKTKNQLEQRYFKRSIADVYEDVKKYYSAEDIARAEKNPKQKMAFIFRWYFGYSTNLALKGIAEHKVDFQVHCGPALGAFNKWVKGTELESWRKRNVDKIGEKIMQETAVLLNERFKNLLSQ, encoded by the coding sequence ATGAGTGAAAAAAATGTATTCATGTTTTCCGGGCAGGGAGGTCAGTATTATCACATGGGAAGCGAACTTTATACAAAAGAGCCTGCCTTCAGGTATTGGTTAGATAGTATGGACGGGTTGTACAAGGGTATTACGGGATCGTCTGTTATACCGGTTCTTTTCGATACCACAAAAGGGAAATGGCAGGATTTTTCTGATACGGTGTATACACATCCGGCCATTTTTATGGTAGAATATGCACTGGCGATGATGCTGACAGACCGGGGTGTGAAACCTGATTACGTGATAGGTACGAGTTTGGGAGAATTTGCAGCGGCAACCCTTGCTGGCATGGTCACTAAAGAAAGAGCGCTCGAATTGGTGGTCCAGCAGGCTTTGTGTATTCAACGGTTTTGTGAGGAAGGGGAGATGTTGGCTGTAATGGATACTCCGTTGTTATATGATAAGCTTGCTGCTATATTCCCAACGGTAAGTCTGGCTGCTATCAATAGCGACAATCATTTTGTTCTGGCTGGAAATAAGAAAAGCTGCGAAGCGGTGCGTAAATATTTTACGCAGCAGGAGATCTCCTTTCAGGCGCTGCCGGTTTCGCATGGGTTTCATGCTGCAAATATTGATGCCGCAGCAGGGGCTTTTCATTTATATGTAGAGAAGGATAATTTTAAAAAACCTTCCCTGTCATATATTTCATCCTTAACAGGAAAGATAATAACGGAACCTCCAGGTGGCAGTTATTATTGGGATGTTGTAAGAAAACCTATTCTTTTTAATGCTGCTTTGGATACCCTTTATGAAACAAATCATACCTATAATCTTGTGGATGTGGGGCCTTCCGGCACGCTTGCGAATTTTACGCGCCGTCATCCGCTGACGGCCCGGCAGGGATCTGTGTACCTGGTGATGAGTCCTTTTGGTAAGGAGATGGAGAATTTAAGTAAACTAAATTTTAAAAAAGACATTAATATGCTCACTACAAAAGCTAATGGCCATGATAAACTGGCGTATGTATTTCCTGGTCAGGGTTCACAGAAAAAAGGAATGGGAGAGCCTTTGTTCGACGAGTTCAGGGAGCTGACTGACAAGGCGAGCAATATTTTGGGTTATTCCTTGAAAGATTTATGTATTAATGACCCAGAAAATAAACTGGGTAAGACACAGTATACGCAACCGGCGCTTTATGCGGTGAATTGTCTGAGTTTTCTGAAGATACAGCAGACAGAAAACCAGCAGCCTGATTTTTTAGCGGGACATAGCCTGGGTGAATACTGTGCTTTATTTGCTGCAGGCGTTGTTGATTTTGAAACAGGATTACAGCTGGTGCAAAAACGCGGAGATCTGATGGCCGGCGCCCGCGATGGTGGTATGGCGGCTGTGCTGGGAATGACGGAAGATATGGTGAGAGATGTGCTGGTTAGCGAAGGGCTTCGTTCCATAGATATTGCCAATTTAAATTCCCCGAAACAAATTGTTATCTCAGGTCCTAAAAGAGATGTGGAAAACGCACGGAGCATTTTTGAGAAGGCGGGTTGTAGTTTATATGCATTGCTGAATGTAAGTGGTGCTTTTCATTCCCGCTTAATGGCAGAAGCAGGGAAAGAGTTCAGTGGATTTGTCAATCGTTTTGTATTCTCGGAGATGAAAATACCGGTTATTTCAAATGTTTTGGCTCGCCCTTATATACACAGCCAGATCGCACAGTTATTGTCAGATCAGATTACGCATTCTGTAAAATGGACGGAATCTGTTCGTTACTTAATGGGTAAAGGTGTAAACAATTTTGTGGAAGTAGGGCCGGGCAATGTATTGAAGGCAATGGTAGCGAAAATAAAAAATGAAGCGGAACCGTTAATTGTTGCCGAAGAGACGCCTTACCAGCAAAAAGTGCCAGCAGCGGACCATCAGCAGGTGATAAAAGCAACAAACAACCCTCCGGCGGAAAAAGTAACTGTAAATATCGAACCTGGTATTTTACCCAATCCTCCGGCAGTTTTAATAACGGCAGAAAAGCTGGGCAGTGAAGCGTACAAAAAGGATTATAACCTGAAGTATGCATATGTTTCCGGTGGTATGGTACATGGTATTGCATCTAAGGAAATGGTGGTCAAAATGGCGAGAGCCGGTATGATGGGGTATTTTGGTACTGGTGGATTGAAGGTACCGGATATAGAAAATGCGATCCTGTATATTCAACGGGAATTGGGTCCGCAGCAGTCCTACGGGTTTAATTTGCTGAACGGGTCCCGTGAACAGGAAACGGTGAATCTTTTGCTGAAGTATAAGGTAAGAAATGTTGAGGCGGCGGCGTATATGGAAATTACACCTGCACTGGTGAGGTTCAGGCTTAAAGGACTGCATCAAAACCCGCAGGGCCAGATAGAGACCAATAACAGGGTGATGGCAAAAGTATCGCGGCCGGAAGTGGCTGCCTGCTTTTTGAGTCCTGCTCCGGAAAGAATAGTACAAAAACTGCTGGAAGAAAACGCTATTACCAAGGAAGAGGCGGCGTTGTCTCAAAAGATACCGATGGCCGATGATATATGTGTGGAAGCTGATTCCGGCGGACATACCGACATGGGGGTGGCATCTGCACTGATACCTGCTATAATTGCCCAACGTGATGAATATATGAAGCGGTATAACTACCGGAAGAAAGTAAGGGTAGGTGCAGCCGGAGGGATTGGTACTCCCGGAGCGGCGGCAGCGGCGTTTATATTGGGGGCGGACTTTATCCTTACAGGGTCTATTAATCAATGTACTGTTGAATCGGGCGCCAGCGACGTAGTGAAAGACCTGTTGCAGGACATTGATGTACAGGACACTGATTACGCACCGGCAGGCGATATGTTTGAAATGGGCGCTAAAGTACAGGTGTTGAAAAAAGGCGTGTTTTTCCCGGCCAGGGCCAACAAACTGTATGACCTTTACCGTAATTATAACGCCATTGAGGAAATTGATGAAAAAACAAAAAACCAGCTGGAACAGCGATATTTTAAGCGGAGTATTGCGGACGTTTATGAAGATGTGAAAAAATATTATAGCGCGGAAGATATTGCACGTGCAGAAAAAAATCCCAAACAGAAAATGGCTTTTATTTTTCGCTGGTATTTCGGATATTCAACTAATCTTGCCTTGAAAGGTATTGCGGAACATAAAGTTGATTTCCAGGTACATTGCGGACCAGCATTGGGGGCCTTTAATAAATGGGTAAAAGGTACTGAACTGGAAAGCTGGCGTAAAAGAAATGTAGACAAGATAGGAGAAAAAATAATGCAGGAAACAGCAGTATTGTTAAATGAAAGATTTAAAAATCTTTTATCACAATAG
- a CDS encoding MBL fold metallo-hydrolase, with protein sequence MIFKDAIASEISVFSIKVRKQNFINYTYLVVDANSKCAIMVDPAWEEDKIEEVLVSMNVKLTGILLTHSHKDHTNLVDYFVAKYHCNVWMSVAEIDYYGYKCDNLIGFNQDQTLVIGGITVKVLLTPGHTKGSTCYLISNNLFSGDTLFIEGCGLCWGNGANPYDMFDSLQLLNNRIGKEVLVFPGHSYGKAPGMAFEEVLNSNIYLHFKQKDMFVAFRMRNDQRTVFSFR encoded by the coding sequence ATGATTTTTAAAGATGCGATAGCTAGTGAAATAAGTGTTTTTTCAATTAAGGTAAGAAAGCAGAATTTTATCAATTACACCTACCTGGTAGTAGATGCCAACAGTAAGTGTGCTATTATGGTAGATCCTGCATGGGAGGAAGATAAGATTGAAGAAGTGCTGGTATCCATGAATGTTAAGCTGACAGGTATCCTCCTTACGCATTCCCATAAGGACCATACTAATTTAGTAGATTATTTTGTCGCAAAATATCATTGTAATGTTTGGATGTCGGTGGCGGAAATAGACTATTATGGTTATAAATGTGATAATTTGATAGGGTTTAACCAGGATCAGACGTTAGTTATCGGAGGGATAACTGTTAAGGTGCTGCTAACACCTGGTCATACCAAGGGGAGTACCTGTTATCTCATCAGTAATAACCTTTTTTCCGGAGATACCCTGTTTATAGAGGGTTGTGGCTTATGTTGGGGCAATGGAGCAAACCCGTATGATATGTTTGATAGTTTACAGTTGTTAAATAATAGAATTGGAAAGGAAGTACTTGTTTTCCCGGGGCATTCGTATGGAAAGGCTCCGGGAATGGCTTTTGAGGAAGTGTTAAATAGTAATATTTACCTTCATTTTAAGCAGAAGGATATGTTTGTGGCCTTTAGAATGCGCAATGATCAGCGAACGGTTTTTTCATTCAGGTAA